In a genomic window of Cytobacillus sp. FSL H8-0458:
- a CDS encoding YitT family protein, translating into MRQKLFSFMMINLGAFLVSINVHFFLSPNNLATGGVSGLSIIMNDLFPDLSIGTFMILVNLILFAVGFVFLGSGFGAKTIYASFALSFYVWALEKFAPMAQPLSDDLLIQLIIGQCIAATGMAIVFNQQASTGGTDIIAMIFNKYLNIEVGRGVLLADLAIALSSAVLFGPQVGMYAFFGVIINGFVIDYALQQFNSNKEIVIISHHSDEIKTYIVHELGKGATIHTATGAFTSDKKEVITTILGRKDFTKLKSYITQVDNKAFITVHTMNEILGQNFKRLA; encoded by the coding sequence ATGCGGCAAAAACTGTTTTCTTTTATGATGATCAACCTGGGAGCTTTCCTGGTTTCTATAAATGTCCATTTTTTCTTGTCCCCCAATAATTTAGCAACTGGAGGGGTCAGCGGATTGTCGATTATCATGAATGACTTATTTCCCGATTTATCGATCGGTACGTTCATGATTCTTGTCAATTTGATACTATTTGCAGTTGGGTTTGTTTTTCTTGGATCTGGTTTTGGGGCAAAAACCATTTATGCAAGCTTTGCGTTGTCCTTTTATGTGTGGGCCCTTGAGAAGTTCGCCCCGATGGCTCAGCCGCTAAGCGATGACCTGCTTATTCAGCTGATTATCGGGCAATGCATCGCCGCAACCGGCATGGCCATTGTGTTTAACCAGCAGGCCTCCACTGGCGGTACAGACATTATCGCTATGATTTTTAATAAATATTTAAATATTGAAGTTGGCAGAGGAGTGCTTCTGGCTGATTTAGCCATTGCCCTGTCTTCCGCTGTTCTATTTGGGCCGCAAGTCGGCATGTATGCCTTTTTTGGAGTCATTATTAATGGATTTGTGATTGATTATGCACTTCAGCAATTCAATTCAAACAAGGAAATTGTGATTATCAGCCACCACAGTGATGAAATTAAGACCTATATTGTTCATGAACTGGGGAAGGGTGCAACCATTCACACGGCAACCGGTGCCTTCACTTCAGATAAAAAAGAAGTCATTACAACCATCCTGGGCAGAAAAGATTTTACAAAGCTGAAAAGCTATATTACCCAGGTTGATAATAAGGCATTTATTACAGTCCATACCATGAATGAAATACTCGGCCAGAACTTTAAGCGGCTGGCATAA
- a CDS encoding globin-coupled sensor protein: MLFRKNKNTEITQKFSIGTGEINIPRGSDVEKQIHMIGLTVYDLQIINGLKPYIEKNINTIVDQFYKNLEREPVLLDIINNNSSIQRLKITLTKHIVEMFEGEINENYLHKRIRIANMHVKIGLQTKWYMCAFQDMLLSIINIIEEISDKHPDYISMIKAVSKLLNLEQQLVLEAYDAENERIKKEAEDHKALIRNNVASASQNLAAVSEQTNVSFHQLQNQAQDIVSIAYRGSELSSLADESARKGQEQLGKQTTHMLNIQGAVQDIIADVQVLLEISKQMQEITDIVTGIADQTNLLSLNAAIEAARAGEHGRGFSVVADEVRKLSEETKKSITNVSSLIANTNAHTEKLTESVSKISEAVKNGSSNLKESDAYFHNIHTNMRESRKQNNQIEEELLSFVNVVNEIGDAFQQVALSADELTMITNELE; the protein is encoded by the coding sequence TTGTTATTCAGAAAAAATAAAAATACAGAAATCACTCAAAAATTTTCAATTGGAACTGGAGAAATTAATATTCCCAGAGGCAGTGATGTAGAAAAGCAAATACACATGATTGGGTTAACAGTTTATGATCTGCAAATTATTAATGGCCTCAAACCCTATATAGAAAAGAACATCAATACAATAGTCGACCAATTCTATAAAAATCTAGAAAGAGAACCTGTCTTATTAGATATTATTAATAATAATAGTTCTATTCAAAGATTAAAGATAACATTAACAAAGCATATTGTTGAAATGTTTGAAGGAGAAATAAACGAAAACTATTTACATAAAAGGATCCGCATTGCCAATATGCACGTTAAAATAGGTTTACAGACTAAATGGTATATGTGTGCGTTTCAGGATATGCTCCTGTCTATCATAAATATCATTGAAGAAATTTCTGATAAACATCCAGATTATATTTCTATGATCAAAGCAGTTTCAAAGCTCCTCAATCTGGAGCAGCAGCTGGTTCTAGAGGCTTATGATGCTGAAAATGAGAGAATTAAAAAGGAAGCTGAGGACCATAAAGCCTTAATCCGAAATAATGTTGCCAGTGCATCTCAAAATCTGGCTGCCGTTTCGGAACAAACCAATGTATCCTTTCATCAGCTTCAAAATCAAGCACAAGACATTGTTTCAATTGCCTATAGAGGTTCAGAGCTTTCTTCCCTTGCAGATGAAAGTGCCCGAAAGGGGCAGGAACAACTGGGCAAGCAAACAACTCATATGTTGAACATCCAAGGAGCTGTTCAAGATATTATTGCAGATGTTCAAGTCCTCCTGGAAATCTCAAAACAGATGCAGGAAATTACCGATATTGTAACAGGAATTGCCGATCAAACTAACCTGCTTTCTTTAAATGCAGCTATTGAAGCAGCAAGGGCAGGAGAGCACGGTCGGGGATTTTCTGTGGTAGCAGATGAAGTACGCAAACTATCCGAAGAGACGAAGAAATCAATCACAAACGTATCATCACTTATTGCCAATACAAATGCACACACTGAAAAACTAACTGAATCCGTATCGAAAATCAGTGAAGCCGTAAAAAATGGCAGCAGCAACCTGAAAGAATCAGACGCCTATTTTCATAATATCCATACCAACATGCGAGAAAGCAGGAAACAGAATAACCAAATTGAAGAAGAGCTGCTCTCATTCGTGAATGTCGTAAATGAAATAGGAGATGCTTTTCAGCAGGTAGCTTTATCTGCTGATGAATTAACCATGATTACAAATGAATTGGAATGA
- a CDS encoding NAD(P)H-binding protein: protein MKVIVIGANGDVGEHVIRKLAEKKHETLAVAANENQIEDLVKLGAAQAIVYDEEKLIPYLQASDAVIYLTGVNPKKHTGKTVMVDHQSISDIIQLAQKSGVRRFVMMSAVKAEESETDPSRKIAAKDLPEDMLKAANLVYTVIRIGQLTDNPGNGTITLAEKIHDREAEIPREDAAEVLAESLDKEAIFHSTIEAASGDTPISEALSQF from the coding sequence ATGAAGGTGATTGTAATCGGTGCCAATGGGGATGTCGGTGAGCATGTAATCAGGAAGCTCGCGGAAAAGAAGCATGAAACTCTTGCCGTTGCGGCAAATGAAAACCAAATTGAAGATCTGGTCAAGCTGGGAGCAGCACAGGCAATTGTTTATGACGAGGAAAAGCTGATCCCCTATCTTCAGGCTTCAGATGCAGTGATTTATTTAACAGGCGTCAATCCTAAAAAACATACAGGCAAAACTGTTATGGTCGATCACCAATCTATATCCGATATCATCCAATTGGCGCAAAAATCAGGTGTCAGGCGATTTGTGATGATGAGTGCAGTCAAAGCGGAGGAAAGCGAAACAGACCCTTCACGCAAAATTGCCGCGAAGGATCTTCCCGAGGATATGCTTAAAGCTGCCAACTTAGTGTACACAGTGATCCGGATTGGCCAATTAACGGACAATCCCGGGAACGGAACCATTACCCTGGCGGAGAAAATCCATGACCGAGAGGCTGAGATTCCGCGCGAGGACGCTGCTGAAGTTCTTGCAGAGTCCCTTGACAAAGAAGCGATCTTTCATTCAACCATTGAAGCAGCCTCGGGAGACACCCCTATCAGTGAAGCCCTAAGCCAGTTTTAA
- a CDS encoding FMN-binding glutamate synthase family protein, which produces MSLTDYLVIALFVFISLVIFVPVILLIYWYVKDDRQKQHSILRNFPVIGKVRYFAENVGPELRQYLFNNDTEGKPFSRKEYQDVVKAGKYKERLIGFGSIRDFDEEGFYIRNTLFPKLVDEMKVDNTRKINTRVYKVDGDNLFSRKEHSEEKLADPYYLRDEDAVVLGEKSCRQPFRVKGLVGQSAMSYGSLGEKAITALSKGLGLAGGTWMNTGEGGLSQYHLAGSPDIIMQIGPDMFGVRKANGEFSWEEFKKKSEIPEVKAFELKLAQGAKTRGGHVEGEKVTEEIASIRLVEVGKTINSPNRFYEFDNVPSMFEFIEELRSVGGKPVGMKIVVGDLDALENMISYMNESGKGPDFITVDGGEGGTGATYQELADSVGLPIQSALTVVDEMLREYGVRDRVKIIASGKLITPDKIAIALAMGADLVNIARGFMISVGCIMAGVCHTNHCPAGVATTDKKLQDGLIVEEKHYRVCNYVISLREGLYNLAAAAGIDNPTQFERKHIVHKDKFGRVSPIEDILHAAKRAQLQKEN; this is translated from the coding sequence ATGAGTTTAACAGATTACCTTGTCATTGCATTATTCGTATTTATCTCATTGGTTATTTTTGTGCCTGTCATTCTACTTATTTATTGGTATGTAAAAGATGACAGGCAGAAACAGCACTCCATCCTGAGGAACTTCCCGGTAATCGGAAAGGTGCGCTACTTCGCAGAAAATGTGGGGCCTGAGCTAAGACAGTACCTGTTCAATAATGATACAGAAGGCAAGCCGTTTTCCAGAAAGGAATACCAGGATGTTGTCAAGGCCGGCAAATACAAAGAAAGATTAATAGGCTTCGGTTCGATAAGAGATTTTGATGAAGAAGGCTTTTATATACGAAATACCCTGTTCCCCAAACTGGTTGATGAAATGAAGGTGGATAATACAAGGAAAATAAACACACGTGTCTATAAGGTCGATGGGGATAATCTTTTTTCAAGAAAGGAGCACAGCGAGGAAAAATTGGCTGATCCTTACTATCTTCGGGATGAGGATGCGGTTGTGCTGGGAGAAAAAAGCTGCCGTCAGCCATTCAGAGTTAAGGGTCTTGTGGGACAATCGGCCATGAGCTATGGATCCCTCGGTGAAAAAGCCATCACGGCCCTTTCCAAAGGGCTTGGCCTTGCAGGGGGAACCTGGATGAATACGGGTGAAGGCGGCCTGTCTCAGTATCATTTGGCCGGCAGCCCGGACATCATTATGCAAATCGGCCCTGATATGTTCGGTGTCCGAAAGGCCAACGGGGAATTTTCATGGGAAGAATTTAAAAAGAAAAGCGAAATCCCTGAGGTCAAGGCCTTTGAACTCAAGCTTGCACAGGGTGCAAAAACCCGCGGCGGCCATGTGGAAGGCGAAAAAGTAACCGAAGAAATCGCTAGTATCCGGCTTGTCGAAGTCGGCAAAACCATTAACAGTCCAAACCGTTTCTATGAATTTGATAATGTCCCTTCCATGTTCGAATTTATAGAGGAGCTCAGAAGTGTTGGCGGAAAGCCTGTCGGTATGAAAATTGTAGTAGGTGACCTGGATGCTCTTGAAAACATGATTTCCTATATGAATGAGAGCGGCAAAGGCCCTGATTTCATTACAGTGGATGGCGGTGAAGGCGGAACTGGGGCGACTTATCAGGAGCTTGCAGACAGCGTGGGACTCCCAATCCAATCAGCCCTGACAGTTGTCGATGAAATGCTGAGGGAGTATGGGGTACGGGACCGTGTAAAAATTATCGCTTCCGGTAAATTAATCACTCCTGATAAAATTGCCATTGCACTTGCGATGGGAGCGGATCTGGTCAATATTGCCCGCGGTTTTATGATCAGCGTCGGCTGCATCATGGCGGGGGTCTGCCATACCAATCACTGCCCGGCAGGGGTGGCAACAACCGACAAAAAGCTTCAAGATGGATTGATTGTTGAGGAAAAGCATTACCGGGTCTGCAACTATGTCATTTCTCTCAGAGAAGGGTTATACAATCTGGCGGCAGCTGCAGGAATTGATAACCCCACCCAATTTGAAAGAAAACATATTGTCCATAAAGATAAATTCGGAAGAGTGTCTCCAATCGAAGATATTCTGCATGCCGCCAAACGCGCACAGCTGCAGAAAGAAAACTGA
- a CDS encoding alpha/beta fold hydrolase: protein MDAKRIDVNGTVISYYGEGTGEPLVLLHGFCGSKDYWARVIPLLAENFRVIAMDLPGHGVSGLPEGEPSIEKMAEAIKGAMDELGLEKVSLFGHSLGGYVALAFAEASEDKLKSFSLIHSTASPDSEEGKKGRDVAAGKIDKEGMESFIDGLVPKLFAPGEKHPDQIQMAKEIGYRTRAEGAKASLKAMKLRGDRSHVLKSTKLPVLIVAGERDQIVPPEKSFAVKGSNIKQVTINDAGHMSMYEAPEELAEAIRGFLKE, encoded by the coding sequence ATGGACGCAAAAAGAATAGATGTAAATGGAACAGTCATTTCATACTATGGTGAAGGAACAGGGGAGCCGCTTGTATTGCTGCACGGATTTTGCGGCAGCAAAGATTACTGGGCAAGGGTGATTCCACTTTTGGCGGAGAACTTTCGCGTGATTGCGATGGATCTTCCGGGACATGGAGTTTCAGGGCTGCCAGAGGGTGAGCCCTCTATTGAAAAGATGGCAGAAGCAATCAAAGGAGCTATGGATGAGCTGGGACTTGAAAAAGTATCTCTTTTCGGCCATTCATTGGGCGGTTATGTAGCCCTTGCATTTGCTGAAGCGTCTGAGGACAAGCTGAAATCCTTTTCACTTATCCATTCAACAGCCAGCCCGGATTCTGAAGAAGGGAAAAAGGGAAGGGATGTCGCTGCCGGTAAAATTGATAAGGAGGGAATGGAATCCTTTATAGATGGACTGGTGCCGAAGCTTTTTGCACCAGGGGAGAAACATCCGGACCAAATTCAAATGGCAAAAGAAATTGGCTATCGTACAAGAGCTGAAGGTGCAAAGGCTTCCCTGAAAGCAATGAAACTGCGCGGTGACCGCAGTCATGTCTTGAAAAGTACAAAGCTCCCAGTGTTAATTGTCGCTGGAGAACGAGACCAGATTGTCCCTCCAGAAAAATCATTTGCAGTTAAAGGATCTAACATTAAGCAGGTGACTATTAATGATGCGGGGCACATGAGCATGTACGAAGCACCGGAGGAACTGGCAGAGGCTATCCGCGGGTTTTTGAAAGAGTAA
- a CDS encoding GNAT family N-acetyltransferase — protein MNTDIQREENRFFMNDDKGNMIAEITYIPSGDSVITIDHTYVSDSLRGQGIAGKLLESVVQEARSKGYKIVPACSYAKAVFDRKSEYQDLLAN, from the coding sequence ATGAATACAGATATACAAAGAGAAGAAAACCGTTTTTTTATGAATGATGATAAAGGAAATATGATTGCTGAAATTACGTATATTCCAAGCGGCGATTCTGTCATAACCATAGACCATACATATGTAAGCGACTCCCTGCGCGGACAGGGAATTGCAGGAAAGCTGCTGGAAAGCGTCGTTCAGGAGGCGCGCAGCAAGGGATATAAGATTGTGCCTGCCTGCTCATATGCCAAAGCTGTTTTTGACCGAAAGAGCGAATATCAGGATTTGCTTGCAAACTAA
- a CDS encoding ankyrin repeat domain-containing protein: MLKIDDSLVLFEAAENGDLECLKACIESGIDINLQDKKKRTAILIASINKHYDLVHFLAESGADINLQDQTSLNPFLYGCIHGDLKLVKMMISAGADINLLTRFGGVGITPACEKGHLEVVRELLTSTDMNVNHTNYCGWTPLIEAIVLNDGGETQQAIIKLLLEHGADTSLTDQYGVKPIELARRKGYKEIEDILFTAGIE; the protein is encoded by the coding sequence ATGTTAAAAATTGATGATAGCCTTGTGTTATTCGAAGCAGCAGAAAATGGTGACCTTGAATGTTTGAAAGCCTGTATAGAGAGCGGCATTGATATTAATCTGCAGGATAAGAAAAAACGAACGGCCATTTTGATTGCTTCGATAAATAAGCATTATGATTTGGTTCATTTTCTGGCGGAGTCAGGAGCAGACATTAATCTTCAAGATCAAACCAGCTTAAACCCATTTTTATATGGATGCATTCATGGAGATTTAAAGTTAGTAAAAATGATGATTAGCGCTGGGGCTGATATTAATCTCTTAACGAGATTTGGCGGAGTGGGTATTACTCCTGCCTGCGAAAAGGGCCATTTAGAAGTAGTTCGGGAGCTTTTAACATCTACAGATATGAACGTAAATCATACCAATTATTGCGGATGGACACCTTTGATTGAAGCCATTGTTTTGAATGATGGAGGAGAAACGCAGCAGGCCATCATAAAGCTATTGCTTGAACATGGAGCTGATACAAGTCTTACAGACCAATATGGTGTGAAGCCGATTGAGCTTGCCAGAAGAAAAGGATACAAAGAAATAGAGGATATTTTATTTACCGCTGGTATAGAGTAA
- a CDS encoding amidohydrolase, with product MSTSHWLTNIKLETGYLQDDKGAYTTTTELFHLKIEDGKIIERHSSNYKISDNEKKVDGRGFLALPSFKEMHNHLDKTYLSLDWKACRPVKNLEERLRYEAMELAELAPTAKQRASKMIELLLSKGSTHIRTHVNIDPYIGLKNLEGVREALEDYSGKLTYEIVAFPQHGLLREHVIPLMKEAMRSGASIVGGLDPAGIDRNIEKSLYEVMNLSTEFDADIDIHLHDGGHAGLYTIDKFAEMIDEAKWHNRAAVSHAFCLGEVPVPQAEEMAERLNELGMSIMSTIPITKSLPPIELLDRKGVNVYLGCDGFYDSWGPFGNGDLLEKVTRYGELYRKSDEISLAQSLKWATGGPVPLNKDGEMSWPLKGEEANLVLVNASCSAEAVARTPEREAVIFRGKVVAGQLT from the coding sequence GTGTCAACTTCCCATTGGTTAACAAATATAAAGCTTGAAACAGGATATCTTCAGGATGACAAGGGAGCTTATACCACAACAACAGAACTCTTTCATTTGAAAATTGAAGATGGAAAAATCATAGAAAGACACAGCAGCAATTATAAAATTTCCGATAATGAAAAAAAGGTGGACGGAAGAGGATTTCTGGCACTGCCATCTTTTAAAGAAATGCACAACCATCTTGATAAGACCTATCTATCTCTTGATTGGAAGGCATGCAGGCCGGTCAAAAACTTAGAGGAACGTTTACGGTATGAAGCAATGGAGCTTGCGGAATTGGCGCCAACAGCTAAACAGCGGGCTAGCAAAATGATTGAGCTTCTCCTTTCTAAGGGGTCAACTCATATTCGTACCCATGTGAATATTGATCCCTATATTGGCTTGAAGAACCTGGAGGGCGTAAGAGAAGCTCTAGAAGACTACTCCGGCAAACTGACATACGAAATTGTAGCTTTCCCTCAACATGGTCTTTTAAGGGAACATGTAATTCCTCTCATGAAAGAAGCGATGAGATCTGGAGCCAGTATTGTAGGCGGTCTTGATCCTGCAGGAATTGACCGCAACATTGAAAAGTCACTGTATGAAGTCATGAATCTGAGTACAGAATTTGATGCAGATATAGATATCCATTTACATGATGGCGGACATGCCGGATTATATACCATTGATAAATTTGCTGAAATGATAGACGAAGCAAAGTGGCACAATCGTGCTGCTGTAAGCCATGCATTTTGTTTAGGGGAAGTACCAGTCCCGCAAGCGGAAGAAATGGCGGAAAGATTGAATGAGCTTGGAATGTCGATCATGTCCACTATTCCTATAACAAAATCTCTTCCGCCAATTGAACTCTTGGACAGGAAAGGTGTAAATGTTTATCTGGGCTGTGATGGATTCTATGATTCCTGGGGGCCTTTCGGGAATGGAGATCTGCTGGAAAAAGTAACGAGGTATGGTGAACTTTATCGCAAGAGCGATGAAATTTCTCTGGCTCAATCATTAAAATGGGCCACTGGGGGCCCTGTTCCATTAAACAAGGATGGAGAGATGAGTTGGCCGCTTAAGGGAGAAGAGGCAAACTTGGTATTAGTCAATGCTTCGTGTTCGGCAGAAGCAGTTGCTAGAACACCTGAAAGAGAAGCGGTAATTTTTAGAGGGAAAGTGGTGGCAGGACAGCTGACATAA
- a CDS encoding amidohydrolase family protein — protein sequence MTALWITNVRLETGFISENEQITGTSTEIFHLKIEDGKIAEISQLAPDSNEHQIDAKQKLLLPSLRDMHIHIDKTYYGGPWKACTPITKGIFTRLEEEKELLPKLLSTAQERAEKMIELYLKNGHTHIRTHCNVDPVIGLKNLEATVNALKKYEDVLTYEIVAFPQHGLLRSDSVQLIRDAMKNGATLVGGVDPATVDRNIEKSLHTIFEIAAEHNKGVDIHLHDPNSLGAFTFERMADYTKEAGMKGRATISHGIALADLSGDALAEMAAILKEQEIDVTTTIPINRTTIPVPALDRYGIPVSVGHDSITDHWSPFGTGNTIQKLGTLAERFRMIDEYSLSSVLKFATGGITPLNKAGERVWPKVGDDATMMLVDATCSAEAIARRAPVEALFFKGNKVESKRSEKNLINS from the coding sequence ATGACAGCTCTATGGATTACAAATGTTCGGCTAGAAACAGGATTCATCAGCGAAAATGAACAAATTACAGGCACAAGCACAGAAATTTTCCACTTGAAAATCGAAGATGGAAAAATTGCAGAAATTTCACAGCTTGCCCCAGATTCTAATGAACACCAAATTGATGCAAAACAGAAGCTTCTGCTTCCTTCTTTAAGAGATATGCACATTCATATTGACAAAACCTATTACGGAGGGCCATGGAAAGCCTGCACTCCAATCACAAAAGGTATTTTCACTAGACTAGAAGAGGAAAAGGAGCTTTTGCCAAAGCTTCTCTCAACCGCACAAGAACGTGCTGAAAAAATGATAGAGCTATATTTAAAAAATGGCCATACCCATATTCGTACACATTGTAATGTTGACCCTGTAATTGGCCTGAAAAACTTGGAAGCTACAGTCAATGCACTAAAAAAATATGAAGATGTCCTTACATATGAAATTGTTGCGTTTCCGCAGCATGGACTGCTTAGAAGTGATTCTGTTCAGTTAATTCGGGATGCTATGAAAAATGGTGCCACGTTAGTTGGCGGAGTGGATCCAGCTACCGTGGACAGAAATATTGAAAAGTCCCTGCACACCATTTTTGAAATTGCGGCAGAGCATAATAAGGGAGTCGATATCCATCTTCATGATCCTAACTCATTGGGAGCTTTTACATTCGAGAGAATGGCAGATTATACAAAAGAAGCAGGCATGAAAGGAAGAGCAACCATTAGCCATGGAATTGCTTTAGCTGATCTGTCCGGAGATGCATTGGCTGAGATGGCGGCAATATTGAAAGAGCAGGAAATTGACGTGACCACTACCATTCCAATTAATCGTACAACTATTCCGGTTCCTGCCCTTGATCGTTACGGTATTCCCGTTTCAGTAGGCCATGACAGCATCACCGATCACTGGTCCCCGTTCGGAACAGGAAACACCATACAGAAACTGGGGACCCTTGCGGAAAGGTTCCGAATGATTGATGAATATTCTTTATCATCAGTCTTGAAGTTTGCAACTGGCGGGATTACTCCCCTGAATAAAGCTGGTGAACGGGTTTGGCCAAAAGTCGGCGACGATGCAACGATGATGCTTGTTGATGCGACTTGTTCAGCAGAGGCAATTGCAAGAAGAGCACCGGTTGAGGCATTATTTTTCAAAGGCAATAAGGTAGAAAGCAAACGAAGTGAAAAAAACCTGATAAATTCATAG
- a CDS encoding glutathione ABC transporter substrate-binding protein, translating to MEKDRKHFRKGMLMIFLCLMMLLSTACSTQTKTEQEAGNESEGKKDGGTLTVVRLSDATKLDPHFITDIPSANIIYQKVYETLVEPDKDMNIQPLLATEWNVIDDTTWEFKLKEDVTFHDGAPFNAEAVKATFDRLLDPNTGSPQREKFAMINEVKVMDEYTVQLLLDYPYAPLLSILASSEGSIISPKALAENQESLAEKPVGTGPFVFKDWKTGQEISLKKNENYWGKQPNIDEVVFKVVPEDATRLAMIETGEAHINDQVPVTEIERIEASDSMGLLRAEGLAVEYIGFNTMKKPLDDVKVRKAISHAVEREAIIKGVYNNVGTLANAAMSPKVFGHSENVKPYDYDLNEAKKLLKEAGYENGLKLKLLTSDRKERINMAEVIQSQLKGIGVEVEIQVMEYGAYIDTIDKSEHDLFIGGWGNATGDGDYNQYNLFHTASQGPPGNHFYYSNPEVDKIIEEARRETDEAKRKDLYEKVMQMELEDAVYIPIRNYEHMAAHSKNVSGFWLNAANYLMIDDAVIK from the coding sequence ATGGAGAAAGATAGAAAGCACTTTCGAAAGGGAATGCTAATGATTTTCCTATGCTTAATGATGCTGCTGTCAACAGCATGCTCTACACAAACAAAAACAGAGCAGGAAGCTGGCAATGAATCCGAAGGTAAAAAGGATGGAGGTACATTGACAGTTGTCCGTTTATCAGATGCAACAAAATTAGATCCTCACTTTATAACAGACATTCCTTCAGCAAATATTATTTATCAAAAAGTATATGAAACTTTAGTGGAACCAGATAAAGATATGAACATTCAGCCGCTGCTGGCAACAGAATGGAATGTCATTGATGATACGACCTGGGAGTTTAAACTAAAAGAAGACGTAACCTTTCATGACGGTGCACCGTTTAACGCTGAAGCAGTGAAGGCCACCTTTGACCGTTTGCTGGATCCCAACACCGGGTCTCCTCAGCGTGAGAAATTCGCGATGATTAATGAAGTAAAAGTAATGGATGAATACACAGTGCAATTATTGCTTGATTATCCATATGCTCCACTGCTTTCAATTCTTGCAAGCAGCGAGGGAAGCATCATAAGTCCAAAGGCGCTGGCCGAAAACCAGGAGTCGCTTGCAGAGAAACCTGTTGGTACAGGCCCGTTTGTTTTTAAAGATTGGAAAACTGGACAGGAAATTTCCTTGAAGAAAAATGAAAACTATTGGGGAAAACAGCCAAATATTGATGAGGTAGTTTTTAAGGTTGTACCTGAAGATGCGACCCGGCTGGCTATGATTGAAACTGGGGAAGCACATATTAATGATCAGGTGCCTGTTACAGAAATTGAGAGAATTGAGGCTTCTGATTCGATGGGACTTCTCCGGGCTGAGGGGCTTGCAGTTGAATACATCGGATTTAACACGATGAAAAAACCATTGGATGATGTTAAAGTCCGCAAAGCAATCAGCCATGCCGTTGAGAGAGAAGCAATCATTAAAGGGGTTTACAACAATGTGGGGACACTTGCTAATGCAGCGATGAGTCCAAAGGTGTTTGGCCACAGTGAAAATGTTAAGCCTTATGATTATGATTTAAATGAAGCGAAGAAATTGTTAAAAGAAGCAGGATATGAAAACGGACTAAAGCTTAAATTACTGACAAGTGATAGAAAAGAACGCATTAATATGGCTGAAGTTATTCAATCGCAATTAAAGGGAATTGGCGTTGAGGTAGAAATTCAAGTAATGGAATATGGAGCATATATTGATACAATCGATAAATCTGAGCATGATTTATTTATCGGAGGATGGGGAAATGCCACGGGAGATGGGGATTATAATCAGTATAATCTTTTCCATACGGCATCACAGGGACCTCCTGGAAACCATTTCTATTACAGCAACCCGGAGGTAGACAAAATCATCGAAGAAGCACGCAGAGAGACTGACGAAGCAAAGCGGAAGGACCTTTATGAAAAAGTGATGCAAATGGAATTAGAGGATGCGGTCTATATACCAATCCGAAACTATGAACATATGGCTGCGCACAGCAAAAACGTAAGCGGCTTTTGGCTTAATGCTGCCAATTATTTAATGATTGATGATGCAGTTATTAAGTAA